In Toxotes jaculatrix isolate fToxJac2 chromosome 12, fToxJac2.pri, whole genome shotgun sequence, the following are encoded in one genomic region:
- the robo4 gene encoding roundabout homolog 1 isoform X2 yields MTTSVFLSVLFGVLLSGSRVHAEETPPRIVHHPSDVVVRVGNPATLSCRADGSPKPTIEWLRNGQPLDTVNGDGQLQPMVLSEGSLFFLSVGGSRRGQSHEGVYTCVAKNSAGRATSRNASLYIAVLQEEFSVQPSDVEVAEGAVAVLNCGPPAGRPEPNIIWKKDGLPINTSDHHYNELSGKLIIAPAEKNHSGAYVCVASNTVGVKESRAARLSVLAKPVLVMRPENVSVRMGESAQFYCQAKGDPPPSVVWSREQGPLPNGRYLVNPDQTLQIHYVTAQDAGKYTCTAVNDVGVVTASAQLLVEEAASTKQKDLHKELSALRVALENVSIVTPGSNVSQVQWKLQFLPAQPHYLDGFEVLYRSLLPASSDWAAKKVTLPSFQTQVGPLKRGYKYEFKVRPYGSNLYGRESNTRHLRVPETVPSASPLAVSITVSHEVNNTIRVSWEPPPHETHNGIIQGYQVWCVESEEQQYQNWTVDSGRHSLDISTLRPGRYWLTIAAVNGAGVGMLSDPHGFVIPQLGGPSESDSQRPARPQVLALLQNPVLIGSIGALLWCLLMVAVVCLFKRHSRTGHLIPGHGRAKGLRRLANEDLIIKHRMAAPDSPWISGSWRPAFSQKYQDLWAQGQKHPGIRSTSLPVSSKKDPSCLDSAVPIVTDSCGVYGTFYVDLMGKDLKTFNSPGRRPKMPHGLPYQQGAETIQIFTQPVAKSSPLGSREMLPWKQAIRPQPKMGVLRESWEKNYSKQELHAVNSVPIVPTRNQACPSSVYKQRLSHIPSGRHGGECGKITGCPRLLHYSASVHLVDMLPPPPPVPIDNTTDTHSLTSDEGSSRSTKLTVDMGSLQSVCAASGHHGQPGPTTTTTTNNNNNNNNSSPSYSHLSTASYSMSLDEQHDGTLTSQEATQYLELSPKPERCSVLPEERPFLSHHFPPTLGYICRSVHSPQLEDDPAADEPEAPPIDLRRARLQSSPSSCYSEWDSSLWNTWSSVTDGNMASARTSLISSVDSCYTGDSATFARLLAVAAETMSGASLSDFSPPASPLSALYPSFRAEGDSFGEPEPVPAWDWSMAWMEEMEAQYRAHYPGRNTKPFNA; encoded by the exons ATGACCACAAGTGTTTTCCTGAGCGTGTTGTTTGGAGTTCTTCTGTCAG GTTCCAGAGTTCATGCAGAGGAGACTCCGCCCCGTATCGTCCACCACCCTTCTGACGTGGTGGTGAGAGTTGGGAATCCCGCCACGCTTTCCTGCCGGGCGGACGGCAGCCCGAAGCCAACTATTGAGTGGCTGCGCAACGGCCAACCCCTTGACACAGTAAATGGAGATGGGCAGTTGCAGCCCATGGTTTTGTCAGAGGGCAGCCTCTTCTTCCTGAGTGTTGGAGGGAGCAGGAGAGGTCAGTCACATGAGGGTGTCTACACCTGTGTGGCCAAGAACAGTGCAGGGAGGGCCACCAGCCGTAACGCATCACTGTATATCGCAG TGTTGCAGGAGGAGTTCAGCGTGCAGCCCAGTGATGTGGAGGTGGCAGAGGGAGCAGTGGCTGTCTTAAACTGTGGGCCCCCAGCGGGACGCCCTGAACCTAACATCATCTGGAAGAAGGATGGCCTGCCCATCAACACCAGTGACCACCACTACAAT GAGCTGAGTGGAAAGCTGATCATCGCTCCTGCAGAGAAGAACCACTCtggtgcttatgtgtgtgtggccagtAACACTGTGGGAGTAAAAGAGAGCAGAGCGGCTCGGCTCTCTGTGCTGG CTAAGCCCGTTTTGGTGATGAGGCCAGAAAATGTGTCGGTGAGAATGGGGGAGTCTGCCCAGTTCTACTGCCAAGCTAAAGGTGACCCTCCACCTTCTGTGGTCTGGAGCAGAGAGCAGGGGCCGCTACCCAATGGCAG GTATCTTGTAAACCCAGACCAGACCCTCCAGATCCATTATGTGACAGCCCAGGATGCTGGGAAGTACACCTGCACTGCTGTCAATGATGTGGGTGTGGTCACCGCCAGCGCACAGCTGCTAGTTGAAG aGGCTGCCAGCACTAAACAGAAAGACCTTCACAAAGAGCTGTCAGCCCTGCGAGTGGCTCTGGAAAATGTCAGCATCGTGACCCCTGGGTCCAACGTATCCCAAGTTCAATGGAAG CTGCAGTTCCTCCCAGCCCAGCCACACTACCTCGATGGCTTTGAGGTTCTCTATCGCTCTCTGCTGCCTGCCAGCTCAGACTGGGCGGCAAAGAAGGTGACGCTGCCCAGCTTCCAGACTCAGGTGGGCCCTTTAAAGAGAGGCTACAAGTATGAGTTCAAAGTTCGTCCCTATGGCAGCAACTTGTATGGAAGAGAGAGCAACACCAGACACCTCAGAGTTccagagacag TTCCCAGCGCTTCTCCACTGGCTGTGTCCATAACAGTGAGCCATGAGGTGAATAACACCATCCGTGTGAGCTGGGAGCCTCCTCCTCATGAAACCCACAACGGAATCATCCAGGGTTACCAG gtGTGGTGTGTGGAgtctgaggagcagcagtaCCAGAACTGGACGGTGGATAGTGGCCGACACAGCCTCGATATCTCTACTCTCAGACCAGGGAGATACTGGCTCACCATAGCAGCTGTCAACGGAGCTGGTGTAGGAATGCTGAGCGACCCTCACGGATTCGTCATCCCACAGTTAGGTGGTCCCTCTGAGTCTGACAGTCAGAGACCAGCTCGGCCTCAGGTCTTGGCCCTGCTTCAGAACCCAGTGTTGATTGGCAGCATTGGTGCCCTCCTGTGGTGTCTTCTGATGGTTGCAGTTGTCTGCCTCTTCAAACGCCACAGCAGGACAGGCCACCTGATACCAGGACATGGCAGGGCAAAAG gtTTGCGCAGACTGGCCAATGAAGATCTCATTATTAAACACAG GATGGCAGCTCCTGACTCCCCGTGGATCTCTGGAAGCTGGAGACCTGCCTTCAGCCAGAAGTATCAGGACTTATGGGCCCAAGGTCAGAAACATCCAGGGATCAGGAGCACAA GCCTCCCAGTCTCATCCAAGAAGGACCCCAGCTGCTTGGACTCAGCTGTCCCCATAGTGACCGACAGCTGCGGCGTCTATGGCACTTTTTATGTGGACCTAATGGGCAAGGACCTCAAGACCTTTAACAGTCCTGGGCGTCGCCCTAAGATGCCTCATGGTCTGCCATATCAGCAAGGAGCTGAGACCATCCAGATATTCACTCAGCCCGTGGCGAAGAGCTCACCCCTCGGAAGCCGTGAGATGCTGCCATGGAAACAGGCCATACGTCCCCAGCCTAAGATGGGTGTGCTGAGGGAATCTTGGGAAAAAAACTACAGCAAGCAAG AGCTGCATGCAGTGAACAGCGTCCCCATAGTTCCAACCAGAAACCAGGCTTGTCCATCCAGTGTCTACAAACAGAGACTCAGCCACATACCATCAGGCCGACATG GTGGAGAATGTGGTAAAATTACAGGCTGTCCTCGCCTGCTGCATTACTCTGCGTCAGTACATCTAGTGGACATGctgcccccaccaccaccagtacCCATAGacaacaccacagacacacacagcctgacCTCAGATGAAGG cTCCAGTCGTTCCACAAAGCTCACAGTGGACATGGGCTCTCTCCAGTCAGTGTGTGCTGCGTCAGGCCACCATGGTCAACCAggacccaccaccaccaccaccaccaacaacaacaacaacaacaacaacagcagccccTCCTACAGCCACCTGTCTACTGCATCATACTCCATGTCACTGGATGAACAACATGATGGCACACTGACATCACAGGAAGCCACTCAGTATCTGGAGCTCAGCCCTAAACCGGAGAGATGCAG TGTCCTGCCTGAGGAGCGTCCCTTCCTGTCCCACCACTTTCCCCCCACCCTGGGTTACATCTGCAGGTCAGTACACTCCCCTCAGCTGGAGGACGACCCTGCCGCTGATGAGCCCGAAGCTCCACCAATAGACTTGCGACGCGCCCGCCTCCAGAGCTCACCTTCCTCCTGCTACAGCGAATGGGACAGCTCGCTGTGGAACACCTGGAGCTCAGTCACAGACGGCAACATGGCCAGCGCCCGCACCAGCCTCATCAGCTCCGTGGACAGCTGTTACACCGGGGACAGCGCCACCTTCGCCCGCTTGCTGGCTGTGGCAGCAGAGACCATGAGTGGAGCCTCTTTGTCAG
- the robo4 gene encoding roundabout homolog 1 isoform X3, producing MTTSVFLSVLFGVLLSGSRVHAEETPPRIVHHPSDVVVRVGNPATLSCRADGSPKPTIEWLRNGQPLDTVNGDGQLQPMVLSEGSLFFLSVGGSRRGQSHEGVYTCVAKNSAGRATSRNASLYIAVLQEEFSVQPSDVEVAEGAVAVLNCGPPAGRPEPNIIWKKDGLPINTSDHHYNELSGKLIIAPAEKNHSGAYVCVASNTVGVKESRAARLSVLAKPVLVMRPENVSVRMGESAQFYCQAKGDPPPSVVWSREQGPLPNGRYLVNPDQTLQIHYVTAQDAGKYTCTAVNDVGVVTASAQLLVEEAASTKQKDLHKELSALRVALENVSIVTPGSNVSQVQWKLQFLPAQPHYLDGFEVLYRSLLPASSDWAAKKVTLPSFQTQVGPLKRGYKYEFKVRPYGSNLYGRESNTRHLRVPETVPSASPLAVSITVSHEVNNTIRVSWEPPPHETHNGIIQGYQVWCVESEEQQYQNWTVDSGRHSLDISTLRPGRYWLTIAAVNGAGVGMLSDPHGFVIPQLGGPSESDSQRPARPQVLALLQNPVLIGSIGALLWCLLMVAVVCLFKRHSRTGHLIPGHGRAKGLRRLANEDLIIKHRMAAPDSPWISGSWRPAFSQKYQDLWAQGQKHPGIRSTSLPVSSKKDPSCLDSAVPIVTDSCGVYGTFYVDLMGKDLKTFNSPGRRPKMPHGLPYQQGAETIQIFTQPVAKSSPLGSREMLPWKQAIRPQPKMGVLRESWEKNYSKQELHAVNSVPIVPTRNQACPSSVYKQRLSHIPSGRHGGECGKITGCPRLLHYSASVHLVDMLPPPPPVPIDNTTDTHSLTSDEGSSRSTKLTVDMGSLQSVCAASGHHGQPGPTTTTTTNNNNNNNNSSPSYSHLSTASYSMSLDEQHDGTLTSQEATQYLELSPKPERCSSVLPEERPFLSHHFPPTLGYICRSVHSPQLEDDPAADEPEAPPIDLRRARLQSSPSSCYSEWDSSLWNTWSSVTDGNMASARTSLISSVDSCYTGDSATFARLLAVAAETMSGASLSEGDSFGEPEPVPAWDWSMAWMEEMEAQYRAHYPGRNTKPFNA from the exons ATGACCACAAGTGTTTTCCTGAGCGTGTTGTTTGGAGTTCTTCTGTCAG GTTCCAGAGTTCATGCAGAGGAGACTCCGCCCCGTATCGTCCACCACCCTTCTGACGTGGTGGTGAGAGTTGGGAATCCCGCCACGCTTTCCTGCCGGGCGGACGGCAGCCCGAAGCCAACTATTGAGTGGCTGCGCAACGGCCAACCCCTTGACACAGTAAATGGAGATGGGCAGTTGCAGCCCATGGTTTTGTCAGAGGGCAGCCTCTTCTTCCTGAGTGTTGGAGGGAGCAGGAGAGGTCAGTCACATGAGGGTGTCTACACCTGTGTGGCCAAGAACAGTGCAGGGAGGGCCACCAGCCGTAACGCATCACTGTATATCGCAG TGTTGCAGGAGGAGTTCAGCGTGCAGCCCAGTGATGTGGAGGTGGCAGAGGGAGCAGTGGCTGTCTTAAACTGTGGGCCCCCAGCGGGACGCCCTGAACCTAACATCATCTGGAAGAAGGATGGCCTGCCCATCAACACCAGTGACCACCACTACAAT GAGCTGAGTGGAAAGCTGATCATCGCTCCTGCAGAGAAGAACCACTCtggtgcttatgtgtgtgtggccagtAACACTGTGGGAGTAAAAGAGAGCAGAGCGGCTCGGCTCTCTGTGCTGG CTAAGCCCGTTTTGGTGATGAGGCCAGAAAATGTGTCGGTGAGAATGGGGGAGTCTGCCCAGTTCTACTGCCAAGCTAAAGGTGACCCTCCACCTTCTGTGGTCTGGAGCAGAGAGCAGGGGCCGCTACCCAATGGCAG GTATCTTGTAAACCCAGACCAGACCCTCCAGATCCATTATGTGACAGCCCAGGATGCTGGGAAGTACACCTGCACTGCTGTCAATGATGTGGGTGTGGTCACCGCCAGCGCACAGCTGCTAGTTGAAG aGGCTGCCAGCACTAAACAGAAAGACCTTCACAAAGAGCTGTCAGCCCTGCGAGTGGCTCTGGAAAATGTCAGCATCGTGACCCCTGGGTCCAACGTATCCCAAGTTCAATGGAAG CTGCAGTTCCTCCCAGCCCAGCCACACTACCTCGATGGCTTTGAGGTTCTCTATCGCTCTCTGCTGCCTGCCAGCTCAGACTGGGCGGCAAAGAAGGTGACGCTGCCCAGCTTCCAGACTCAGGTGGGCCCTTTAAAGAGAGGCTACAAGTATGAGTTCAAAGTTCGTCCCTATGGCAGCAACTTGTATGGAAGAGAGAGCAACACCAGACACCTCAGAGTTccagagacag TTCCCAGCGCTTCTCCACTGGCTGTGTCCATAACAGTGAGCCATGAGGTGAATAACACCATCCGTGTGAGCTGGGAGCCTCCTCCTCATGAAACCCACAACGGAATCATCCAGGGTTACCAG gtGTGGTGTGTGGAgtctgaggagcagcagtaCCAGAACTGGACGGTGGATAGTGGCCGACACAGCCTCGATATCTCTACTCTCAGACCAGGGAGATACTGGCTCACCATAGCAGCTGTCAACGGAGCTGGTGTAGGAATGCTGAGCGACCCTCACGGATTCGTCATCCCACAGTTAGGTGGTCCCTCTGAGTCTGACAGTCAGAGACCAGCTCGGCCTCAGGTCTTGGCCCTGCTTCAGAACCCAGTGTTGATTGGCAGCATTGGTGCCCTCCTGTGGTGTCTTCTGATGGTTGCAGTTGTCTGCCTCTTCAAACGCCACAGCAGGACAGGCCACCTGATACCAGGACATGGCAGGGCAAAAG gtTTGCGCAGACTGGCCAATGAAGATCTCATTATTAAACACAG GATGGCAGCTCCTGACTCCCCGTGGATCTCTGGAAGCTGGAGACCTGCCTTCAGCCAGAAGTATCAGGACTTATGGGCCCAAGGTCAGAAACATCCAGGGATCAGGAGCACAA GCCTCCCAGTCTCATCCAAGAAGGACCCCAGCTGCTTGGACTCAGCTGTCCCCATAGTGACCGACAGCTGCGGCGTCTATGGCACTTTTTATGTGGACCTAATGGGCAAGGACCTCAAGACCTTTAACAGTCCTGGGCGTCGCCCTAAGATGCCTCATGGTCTGCCATATCAGCAAGGAGCTGAGACCATCCAGATATTCACTCAGCCCGTGGCGAAGAGCTCACCCCTCGGAAGCCGTGAGATGCTGCCATGGAAACAGGCCATACGTCCCCAGCCTAAGATGGGTGTGCTGAGGGAATCTTGGGAAAAAAACTACAGCAAGCAAG AGCTGCATGCAGTGAACAGCGTCCCCATAGTTCCAACCAGAAACCAGGCTTGTCCATCCAGTGTCTACAAACAGAGACTCAGCCACATACCATCAGGCCGACATG GTGGAGAATGTGGTAAAATTACAGGCTGTCCTCGCCTGCTGCATTACTCTGCGTCAGTACATCTAGTGGACATGctgcccccaccaccaccagtacCCATAGacaacaccacagacacacacagcctgacCTCAGATGAAGG cTCCAGTCGTTCCACAAAGCTCACAGTGGACATGGGCTCTCTCCAGTCAGTGTGTGCTGCGTCAGGCCACCATGGTCAACCAggacccaccaccaccaccaccaccaacaacaacaacaacaacaacaacagcagccccTCCTACAGCCACCTGTCTACTGCATCATACTCCATGTCACTGGATGAACAACATGATGGCACACTGACATCACAGGAAGCCACTCAGTATCTGGAGCTCAGCCCTAAACCGGAGAGATGCAG CAGTGTCCTGCCTGAGGAGCGTCCCTTCCTGTCCCACCACTTTCCCCCCACCCTGGGTTACATCTGCAGGTCAGTACACTCCCCTCAGCTGGAGGACGACCCTGCCGCTGATGAGCCCGAAGCTCCACCAATAGACTTGCGACGCGCCCGCCTCCAGAGCTCACCTTCCTCCTGCTACAGCGAATGGGACAGCTCGCTGTGGAACACCTGGAGCTCAGTCACAGACGGCAACATGGCCAGCGCCCGCACCAGCCTCATCAGCTCCGTGGACAGCTGTTACACCGGGGACAGCGCCACCTTCGCCCGCTTGCTGGCTGTGGCAGCAGAGACCATGAGTGGAGCCTCTTTGTCAG
- the robo4 gene encoding roundabout homolog 1 isoform X1, producing MTTSVFLSVLFGVLLSGSRVHAEETPPRIVHHPSDVVVRVGNPATLSCRADGSPKPTIEWLRNGQPLDTVNGDGQLQPMVLSEGSLFFLSVGGSRRGQSHEGVYTCVAKNSAGRATSRNASLYIAVLQEEFSVQPSDVEVAEGAVAVLNCGPPAGRPEPNIIWKKDGLPINTSDHHYNELSGKLIIAPAEKNHSGAYVCVASNTVGVKESRAARLSVLAKPVLVMRPENVSVRMGESAQFYCQAKGDPPPSVVWSREQGPLPNGRYLVNPDQTLQIHYVTAQDAGKYTCTAVNDVGVVTASAQLLVEEAASTKQKDLHKELSALRVALENVSIVTPGSNVSQVQWKLQFLPAQPHYLDGFEVLYRSLLPASSDWAAKKVTLPSFQTQVGPLKRGYKYEFKVRPYGSNLYGRESNTRHLRVPETVPSASPLAVSITVSHEVNNTIRVSWEPPPHETHNGIIQGYQVWCVESEEQQYQNWTVDSGRHSLDISTLRPGRYWLTIAAVNGAGVGMLSDPHGFVIPQLGGPSESDSQRPARPQVLALLQNPVLIGSIGALLWCLLMVAVVCLFKRHSRTGHLIPGHGRAKGLRRLANEDLIIKHRMAAPDSPWISGSWRPAFSQKYQDLWAQGQKHPGIRSTSLPVSSKKDPSCLDSAVPIVTDSCGVYGTFYVDLMGKDLKTFNSPGRRPKMPHGLPYQQGAETIQIFTQPVAKSSPLGSREMLPWKQAIRPQPKMGVLRESWEKNYSKQELHAVNSVPIVPTRNQACPSSVYKQRLSHIPSGRHGGECGKITGCPRLLHYSASVHLVDMLPPPPPVPIDNTTDTHSLTSDEGSSRSTKLTVDMGSLQSVCAASGHHGQPGPTTTTTTNNNNNNNNSSPSYSHLSTASYSMSLDEQHDGTLTSQEATQYLELSPKPERCSSVLPEERPFLSHHFPPTLGYICRSVHSPQLEDDPAADEPEAPPIDLRRARLQSSPSSCYSEWDSSLWNTWSSVTDGNMASARTSLISSVDSCYTGDSATFARLLAVAAETMSGASLSDFSPPASPLSALYPSFRAEGDSFGEPEPVPAWDWSMAWMEEMEAQYRAHYPGRNTKPFNA from the exons ATGACCACAAGTGTTTTCCTGAGCGTGTTGTTTGGAGTTCTTCTGTCAG GTTCCAGAGTTCATGCAGAGGAGACTCCGCCCCGTATCGTCCACCACCCTTCTGACGTGGTGGTGAGAGTTGGGAATCCCGCCACGCTTTCCTGCCGGGCGGACGGCAGCCCGAAGCCAACTATTGAGTGGCTGCGCAACGGCCAACCCCTTGACACAGTAAATGGAGATGGGCAGTTGCAGCCCATGGTTTTGTCAGAGGGCAGCCTCTTCTTCCTGAGTGTTGGAGGGAGCAGGAGAGGTCAGTCACATGAGGGTGTCTACACCTGTGTGGCCAAGAACAGTGCAGGGAGGGCCACCAGCCGTAACGCATCACTGTATATCGCAG TGTTGCAGGAGGAGTTCAGCGTGCAGCCCAGTGATGTGGAGGTGGCAGAGGGAGCAGTGGCTGTCTTAAACTGTGGGCCCCCAGCGGGACGCCCTGAACCTAACATCATCTGGAAGAAGGATGGCCTGCCCATCAACACCAGTGACCACCACTACAAT GAGCTGAGTGGAAAGCTGATCATCGCTCCTGCAGAGAAGAACCACTCtggtgcttatgtgtgtgtggccagtAACACTGTGGGAGTAAAAGAGAGCAGAGCGGCTCGGCTCTCTGTGCTGG CTAAGCCCGTTTTGGTGATGAGGCCAGAAAATGTGTCGGTGAGAATGGGGGAGTCTGCCCAGTTCTACTGCCAAGCTAAAGGTGACCCTCCACCTTCTGTGGTCTGGAGCAGAGAGCAGGGGCCGCTACCCAATGGCAG GTATCTTGTAAACCCAGACCAGACCCTCCAGATCCATTATGTGACAGCCCAGGATGCTGGGAAGTACACCTGCACTGCTGTCAATGATGTGGGTGTGGTCACCGCCAGCGCACAGCTGCTAGTTGAAG aGGCTGCCAGCACTAAACAGAAAGACCTTCACAAAGAGCTGTCAGCCCTGCGAGTGGCTCTGGAAAATGTCAGCATCGTGACCCCTGGGTCCAACGTATCCCAAGTTCAATGGAAG CTGCAGTTCCTCCCAGCCCAGCCACACTACCTCGATGGCTTTGAGGTTCTCTATCGCTCTCTGCTGCCTGCCAGCTCAGACTGGGCGGCAAAGAAGGTGACGCTGCCCAGCTTCCAGACTCAGGTGGGCCCTTTAAAGAGAGGCTACAAGTATGAGTTCAAAGTTCGTCCCTATGGCAGCAACTTGTATGGAAGAGAGAGCAACACCAGACACCTCAGAGTTccagagacag TTCCCAGCGCTTCTCCACTGGCTGTGTCCATAACAGTGAGCCATGAGGTGAATAACACCATCCGTGTGAGCTGGGAGCCTCCTCCTCATGAAACCCACAACGGAATCATCCAGGGTTACCAG gtGTGGTGTGTGGAgtctgaggagcagcagtaCCAGAACTGGACGGTGGATAGTGGCCGACACAGCCTCGATATCTCTACTCTCAGACCAGGGAGATACTGGCTCACCATAGCAGCTGTCAACGGAGCTGGTGTAGGAATGCTGAGCGACCCTCACGGATTCGTCATCCCACAGTTAGGTGGTCCCTCTGAGTCTGACAGTCAGAGACCAGCTCGGCCTCAGGTCTTGGCCCTGCTTCAGAACCCAGTGTTGATTGGCAGCATTGGTGCCCTCCTGTGGTGTCTTCTGATGGTTGCAGTTGTCTGCCTCTTCAAACGCCACAGCAGGACAGGCCACCTGATACCAGGACATGGCAGGGCAAAAG gtTTGCGCAGACTGGCCAATGAAGATCTCATTATTAAACACAG GATGGCAGCTCCTGACTCCCCGTGGATCTCTGGAAGCTGGAGACCTGCCTTCAGCCAGAAGTATCAGGACTTATGGGCCCAAGGTCAGAAACATCCAGGGATCAGGAGCACAA GCCTCCCAGTCTCATCCAAGAAGGACCCCAGCTGCTTGGACTCAGCTGTCCCCATAGTGACCGACAGCTGCGGCGTCTATGGCACTTTTTATGTGGACCTAATGGGCAAGGACCTCAAGACCTTTAACAGTCCTGGGCGTCGCCCTAAGATGCCTCATGGTCTGCCATATCAGCAAGGAGCTGAGACCATCCAGATATTCACTCAGCCCGTGGCGAAGAGCTCACCCCTCGGAAGCCGTGAGATGCTGCCATGGAAACAGGCCATACGTCCCCAGCCTAAGATGGGTGTGCTGAGGGAATCTTGGGAAAAAAACTACAGCAAGCAAG AGCTGCATGCAGTGAACAGCGTCCCCATAGTTCCAACCAGAAACCAGGCTTGTCCATCCAGTGTCTACAAACAGAGACTCAGCCACATACCATCAGGCCGACATG GTGGAGAATGTGGTAAAATTACAGGCTGTCCTCGCCTGCTGCATTACTCTGCGTCAGTACATCTAGTGGACATGctgcccccaccaccaccagtacCCATAGacaacaccacagacacacacagcctgacCTCAGATGAAGG cTCCAGTCGTTCCACAAAGCTCACAGTGGACATGGGCTCTCTCCAGTCAGTGTGTGCTGCGTCAGGCCACCATGGTCAACCAggacccaccaccaccaccaccaccaacaacaacaacaacaacaacaacagcagccccTCCTACAGCCACCTGTCTACTGCATCATACTCCATGTCACTGGATGAACAACATGATGGCACACTGACATCACAGGAAGCCACTCAGTATCTGGAGCTCAGCCCTAAACCGGAGAGATGCAG CAGTGTCCTGCCTGAGGAGCGTCCCTTCCTGTCCCACCACTTTCCCCCCACCCTGGGTTACATCTGCAGGTCAGTACACTCCCCTCAGCTGGAGGACGACCCTGCCGCTGATGAGCCCGAAGCTCCACCAATAGACTTGCGACGCGCCCGCCTCCAGAGCTCACCTTCCTCCTGCTACAGCGAATGGGACAGCTCGCTGTGGAACACCTGGAGCTCAGTCACAGACGGCAACATGGCCAGCGCCCGCACCAGCCTCATCAGCTCCGTGGACAGCTGTTACACCGGGGACAGCGCCACCTTCGCCCGCTTGCTGGCTGTGGCAGCAGAGACCATGAGTGGAGCCTCTTTGTCAG
- the tmem218 gene encoding transmembrane protein 218 — MASTVLEVGTGVFVIAVVWIAALVFGMMLLRASGSAKLGVIPVFLLALTITLALVFFPRSPETTPPFKEIEIMDTLFIGRYVLLAVVSAVFLVAFFMLLPFHFLEPVYAKALRTH, encoded by the exons ATGGCAAGTACTGTGTTGGAGGTGGGTACGGGCGTTTTCGTCATTGCGGTCGTTTGGATTGCGGCACTTGTGTTTGGGATGATGCTGCTGAGAGCGTCTGGATCAGCAAa GTTAGGAGTTATCCCCGTTTTTCTCCTGGCTCTGACCATCACTCTGGCTCTGGTGTTTTTCCCTCGCAGCCCAGAGACAACTCCCCCTTTCAAAGAGATAGAG ATAATGGACACTTTGTTCATCGGCCGTTACGTGCTCCTGGCAGTGGTGAGCGCTGTCTTTCTGGTGGCGTTCTTCATGCTGCTCCCCTTTCATTTCCTGGAGCCAGTCTATGCCAAGGCTTTAAGAACGCACTAG